One Rosa chinensis cultivar Old Blush chromosome 5, RchiOBHm-V2, whole genome shotgun sequence genomic region harbors:
- the LOC112202575 gene encoding chitinase 2 — translation MALPKLKLIITLVFIQALIISHTSIQAAPENSDIFREYIGAEFNNVKFSDVPINPNVEFHFLLSFAIDYDTSGSSPTNGNFNVFWDTDNLGASQVSAIKNDHSNVKVGLSLGGDSVNSGSCYFNPSSVDSWVSNAVSSLTSIIQQYNLDGIDIDYEHFKSDPNTFSECIGRLIKTLKDKGVIKFASIAPFDDDDVQSHYLALWKNYGQLIDYVNFQFYAYDQSTTVSQFINYFKKQSSNYNGGKVLASFSTDGSGGLSPENGFFTACHRLKSEQNLNGIFVWSADDSKKNGFRYEKQSQALLATPH, via the coding sequence ATGGCACTTCCAAAGCTTAAGCTTATCATCACCCTTGTGTTCATTCAAGCCCTCATCATATCCCACACATCGATCCAAGCAGCTCCAGAAAACTCAGATATCTTCCGAGAATATATAGGAGCTGAATTCAACAATGTCAAGTTTTCTGATGTCCCCATTAACCCAAATGTTGAGTTCCACTTCCTTCTCTCCTTTGCCATCGACTATGACACTTCTGGTTCTTCACCCACAAATGGAAATTTCAACGTCTTTTGGGACACTGACAACCTCGGCGCCTCTCAAGTTTCCGCCATTAAAAATGACCATTCAAATGTGAAAGTTGGCTTAAGCTTAGGAGGGGACAGTGTCAATAGTGGCTCTTGTTACTTCAACCCTTCCTCAGTTGATTCATGGGTTTCTAATGCTGTTTCTTCACTCACAAGTATCATCCAGCAGTACAATCTAGATGGGATTGATATTGATTACGAGCACTTTAAATCTGACCCCAACACCTTTTCCGAGTGCATCGGAAGGCTTATAAAAACCCTCAAGGACAAAGGTGTCATCAAGTTTGCTTCCATTGCTCCTTTTGATGACGATGACGTTCAGAGCCACTACTTGGCCTTGTGGAAGAACTACGGCCAGTTGATAGACTACGTGAATTTCCAGTTCTATGCATATGATCAGAGCACCACTGTGTCTCAGTTCATCAATTATTTCAAGAAGCAAAGCTCAAATTACAATGGCGGGAAGGTCTTGGCGAGCTTTAGCACCGATGGGAGTGGTGGATTGTCCCCTGAAAATGGGTTCTTCACTGCCTGCCATAGGCTCAAGAGTGAACAAAACCTTAATGGTATCTTTGTTTGGTCTGCTGATGATTCCAAGAAAAATGGTTTCCGCTATGAAAAGCAATCCCAAGCTCTATTAGCAACTCCACACTAG